In a genomic window of Vicia villosa cultivar HV-30 ecotype Madison, WI unplaced genomic scaffold, Vvil1.0 ctg.001302F_1_1, whole genome shotgun sequence:
- the LOC131634458 gene encoding SH2 domain-containing protein A-like isoform X1, translating to MGSDAMRSQGYYTLKDLSFDFKEHEGTFSICFWVYFMNSTTFPSVILHQVHDDISESAPFLVISDNNRINVFPVLYLHEEASATCMGSWTEVPHATVDFEFPLEKWVHIGCEVCPNYIRLHINGEVVGEKSMSSSLNKESNSNNLKGITLANVCGDRNIVQGYVHSFEGFHTVSSIKDHHLKDPPLKLSFDESSVSEVEEESDGVWGIVGGKASCRRNFSLDVVLSDAFGQPVHMDNEQVFASLVYADTGAPVENTTDNEAPLLSSYDGIEFSSCERPSKFLLGRASFKLRISQLSSKCDNRLFLIRFCVPKLGNYPFLQTHTRPIRCISRSRNTKLSTLVWKKSTHALQRLNLSQSSAIGDGLLERMNSSLEEKTNPLMKRFRVGLDKISMSVMAEPNLKRSGVECNSHVSTANQVENGCPVSLDDRSLNFEEADDSPSESSESTEERNSPSNNMESRRYPISDMTIFKYCLAGLAERSHMLKEIAISASDEDISALAYHVSHYSGCSHHGNQILISKRLIEDGTNLWMAMSPNKNHVPWERAVYEIEEKFMKIASCLTRSLSHQDFEILRRIAGCEEYLTQENFEKLWCWLYPVACVLSRDWVNPIWNSMSPKWIEGFITKEDAEASLQGPGGFQEPGTFILRFPISRSWPHPDAGSLTVTYVGSDYKLRHRLLSMDHIYGSDRITDVKPLQDMLLEEPELTRLGRVIRRY from the exons ATGGGCAGTGATGCAATGAGAAGCCAAGGGTACTATACGCTCAAGGATTTGAGTTTCGATTTTAAGGAACATGAAGGAACTTTCTCTATTTGCTTTTGGGTTTATTTCATGAATTCTACTACATTCCCTTCTGTCATTCTTCACCAG GTTCACGATGACATTTCTGAAAGTGCTCCTTTTCTCGTTATTAGCGATAATAACAGAATCAACGTTTTCCCAGTTCTTTACTTACATGAAGAAGCTTCTGCTACTTGCATGGGTTCTTGGACAGAAGTTCCACATGCTACTGTTGATTTTGAGTTTCCTTTGGAAAAATGGGTTCATATTGGATGCGAG GTTTGTCCAAATTATATTCGGCTTCACATTAATGGGGAAGTTGTAGGAGAAAAATCAATGTCTTCCTCATTAAATAAGGAATCCAATTCAAATAATTTGAAGGGAATAACTTTGGCTAATGTATGTGGAGACAGAAATATTGTGCAGGGTTATGTGCACAGTTTTGAAGGATTCCATACTGTTTCTTCTATCAAAGATCATCATTTAAAG GACCCTCCTCTGAAGTTATCATTCGATGAATCATCTGTCTCTGAGGTTGAAGAAGAAAGTGATGGTGTTTGGGGCATTGTTGGTGGAAAA GCATCATGTCGCAGGAATTTTTCTTTAGACGTTGTTTTATCAGATGCATTTGGACAACCTGTACATATGGATAATGAG CAGGTTTTTGCTTCACTTGTATATGCTGACACGGGGGCTCCAGTGGAGAATACAACTGACAATGAAGCTCCTCTTTTGTCTAGCTATGATGGAATTGAATTTTCTTCTTGTGAAAGACCTAGTAAGTTTTTGTTGGGTCGTGCATCGTTTAAGCTCAGGATATCTCAG CTTTCATCCAAGTGTGATAACAGGTTGTTCCTCATCAGATTTTGTGTGCCAAAATTAGGAAATTATCCTTTCCTTCAGACACACACCCGTCCAATTCGATGCATCTCTAGGAGCCGTAACACTAAATTATCCACGTTGGTGTGGAAAAAGTCAACACATGCTCTCCAAAGACTCAATTTGTCACAATCTTCAGCAATTGGTGATGGGTTGTTGGAACGTATGAATTCTAGCCTTGAAGAAAAAACCAATCCACTGATGAAGCGGTTTAGAGTTGGACTTGACAAGATATCGATGTCAGTTATGGCCGAGCCCAACTTAAAGCGATCTGGTGTGGAATGTAATTCTCACGTATCGACTGCTAATCAg GTTGAGAATGGGTGTCCTGTAAGCTTAGATGACAGATCTCTTAACTTTGAAGAAGCAGATGACTCTCCTTCTGAATCATCAGAGAGTACAGAGGAGAGAAACTCACCTTCAAATAATATGGAAAGTAGAAGATATCCAATATCTGATATGACCATTTTCAAATACTGCCTAGCAGGCTTGGCTGAAAGATCTCACATGCTTAAAGAAATTGCCATCTCTGCATCTGATGAAGACATTTCAGCGTTGGCTTATCATGTTTCACACTATTCAGGATGTTCCCACCATGG AAACCAGATATTAATTTCCAAGAGGTTGATAGAAGATGGAACTAATCTTTGGATGGCGATGTCTCCAAATAAAAACCACGTTCCTTGGGAAAGAGCAGTGTATGAAATCGAAGAGAAGTTCATGAAGATTGCTTCTTGTCTCACAAGATCTCTCTCCCATCAG GACTTCGAGATTCTGAGAAGGATTGCTGGATGTGAAGAGTATTTAACACAAGAGAACTTTGAAAAATTGTGGTGCTGGTTGTACCCTGTAGCGTGTGTATTATCGAGGGACTGGGTAAATCCTATATGGAATTCCATGTCACCTAAATGGATTGAAGGATTCATTACCAAGGAGGATGCAGAAGCTTCACTTCAAGGTCCAGGAGGATTTCAAGAACCCGGTACTTTTATACTACGGTTCCCAATCTCAAGAAGCTGGCCTCACCCAGATGCTGGTAGCCTGACTGTTACTTATGTTGGCAGTGACTACAAACTACGCCACAGGCTACTTTCAATGGATCATATATACGG CTCTGATAGAATAACTGACGTGAAACCATTGCAAGATATGTTACTTGAAGAACCTGAGCTGACTCGGTTGGGGAG GGTAATAAGAAGATATTAA
- the LOC131634458 gene encoding SH2 domain-containing protein A-like isoform X2, which translates to MGSDAMRSQGYYTLKDLSFDFKEHEGTFSICFWVYFMNSTTFPSVILHQVHDDISESAPFLVISDNNRINVFPVLYLHEEASATCMGSWTEVPHATVDFEFPLEKWVHIGCEVCPNYIRLHINGEVVGEKSMSSSLNKESNSNNLKGITLANVCGDRNIVQGYVHSFEGFHTVSSIKDHHLKDPPLKLSFDESSVSEVEEESDGVWGIVGGKASCRRNFSLDVVLSDAFGQPVHMDNEVFASLVYADTGAPVENTTDNEAPLLSSYDGIEFSSCERPSKFLLGRASFKLRISQLSSKCDNRLFLIRFCVPKLGNYPFLQTHTRPIRCISRSRNTKLSTLVWKKSTHALQRLNLSQSSAIGDGLLERMNSSLEEKTNPLMKRFRVGLDKISMSVMAEPNLKRSGVECNSHVSTANQVENGCPVSLDDRSLNFEEADDSPSESSESTEERNSPSNNMESRRYPISDMTIFKYCLAGLAERSHMLKEIAISASDEDISALAYHVSHYSGCSHHGNQILISKRLIEDGTNLWMAMSPNKNHVPWERAVYEIEEKFMKIASCLTRSLSHQDFEILRRIAGCEEYLTQENFEKLWCWLYPVACVLSRDWVNPIWNSMSPKWIEGFITKEDAEASLQGPGGFQEPGTFILRFPISRSWPHPDAGSLTVTYVGSDYKLRHRLLSMDHIYGSDRITDVKPLQDMLLEEPELTRLGRVIRRY; encoded by the exons ATGGGCAGTGATGCAATGAGAAGCCAAGGGTACTATACGCTCAAGGATTTGAGTTTCGATTTTAAGGAACATGAAGGAACTTTCTCTATTTGCTTTTGGGTTTATTTCATGAATTCTACTACATTCCCTTCTGTCATTCTTCACCAG GTTCACGATGACATTTCTGAAAGTGCTCCTTTTCTCGTTATTAGCGATAATAACAGAATCAACGTTTTCCCAGTTCTTTACTTACATGAAGAAGCTTCTGCTACTTGCATGGGTTCTTGGACAGAAGTTCCACATGCTACTGTTGATTTTGAGTTTCCTTTGGAAAAATGGGTTCATATTGGATGCGAG GTTTGTCCAAATTATATTCGGCTTCACATTAATGGGGAAGTTGTAGGAGAAAAATCAATGTCTTCCTCATTAAATAAGGAATCCAATTCAAATAATTTGAAGGGAATAACTTTGGCTAATGTATGTGGAGACAGAAATATTGTGCAGGGTTATGTGCACAGTTTTGAAGGATTCCATACTGTTTCTTCTATCAAAGATCATCATTTAAAG GACCCTCCTCTGAAGTTATCATTCGATGAATCATCTGTCTCTGAGGTTGAAGAAGAAAGTGATGGTGTTTGGGGCATTGTTGGTGGAAAA GCATCATGTCGCAGGAATTTTTCTTTAGACGTTGTTTTATCAGATGCATTTGGACAACCTGTACATATGGATAATGAG GTTTTTGCTTCACTTGTATATGCTGACACGGGGGCTCCAGTGGAGAATACAACTGACAATGAAGCTCCTCTTTTGTCTAGCTATGATGGAATTGAATTTTCTTCTTGTGAAAGACCTAGTAAGTTTTTGTTGGGTCGTGCATCGTTTAAGCTCAGGATATCTCAG CTTTCATCCAAGTGTGATAACAGGTTGTTCCTCATCAGATTTTGTGTGCCAAAATTAGGAAATTATCCTTTCCTTCAGACACACACCCGTCCAATTCGATGCATCTCTAGGAGCCGTAACACTAAATTATCCACGTTGGTGTGGAAAAAGTCAACACATGCTCTCCAAAGACTCAATTTGTCACAATCTTCAGCAATTGGTGATGGGTTGTTGGAACGTATGAATTCTAGCCTTGAAGAAAAAACCAATCCACTGATGAAGCGGTTTAGAGTTGGACTTGACAAGATATCGATGTCAGTTATGGCCGAGCCCAACTTAAAGCGATCTGGTGTGGAATGTAATTCTCACGTATCGACTGCTAATCAg GTTGAGAATGGGTGTCCTGTAAGCTTAGATGACAGATCTCTTAACTTTGAAGAAGCAGATGACTCTCCTTCTGAATCATCAGAGAGTACAGAGGAGAGAAACTCACCTTCAAATAATATGGAAAGTAGAAGATATCCAATATCTGATATGACCATTTTCAAATACTGCCTAGCAGGCTTGGCTGAAAGATCTCACATGCTTAAAGAAATTGCCATCTCTGCATCTGATGAAGACATTTCAGCGTTGGCTTATCATGTTTCACACTATTCAGGATGTTCCCACCATGG AAACCAGATATTAATTTCCAAGAGGTTGATAGAAGATGGAACTAATCTTTGGATGGCGATGTCTCCAAATAAAAACCACGTTCCTTGGGAAAGAGCAGTGTATGAAATCGAAGAGAAGTTCATGAAGATTGCTTCTTGTCTCACAAGATCTCTCTCCCATCAG GACTTCGAGATTCTGAGAAGGATTGCTGGATGTGAAGAGTATTTAACACAAGAGAACTTTGAAAAATTGTGGTGCTGGTTGTACCCTGTAGCGTGTGTATTATCGAGGGACTGGGTAAATCCTATATGGAATTCCATGTCACCTAAATGGATTGAAGGATTCATTACCAAGGAGGATGCAGAAGCTTCACTTCAAGGTCCAGGAGGATTTCAAGAACCCGGTACTTTTATACTACGGTTCCCAATCTCAAGAAGCTGGCCTCACCCAGATGCTGGTAGCCTGACTGTTACTTATGTTGGCAGTGACTACAAACTACGCCACAGGCTACTTTCAATGGATCATATATACGG CTCTGATAGAATAACTGACGTGAAACCATTGCAAGATATGTTACTTGAAGAACCTGAGCTGACTCGGTTGGGGAG GGTAATAAGAAGATATTAA
- the LOC131634464 gene encoding uncharacterized protein LOC131634464: MAVTTAFKLSLFFTLVSLSLSVIPPTCKRIECPNYDVIQAGNGYEIRRYNSTVWISNDPIQEISLVEATRTGFLRLFDYIQGKNNYQEKIEMTAPVLSEVLPSDGPFCKSSFVVSFYVPKKNQANPPPAKGLQVQRWKPVYAAVRQFGGFVKDTDVGEQAAALKNSIAGTKWSSAIDQSHRAGHASVYSVAQYNAPFEFDNRVNEIWFLFDLESGSRAM, translated from the exons ATGGCTGTTACCACCGCATTCAAGCTCTCACTCTTTTTCACTCTCGTCTCACTTTCATTATCGGTTATTCCCCCAACATGCAAGCGCATTGAGTGCCCCAATTACGATGTCATACAAGCAGGAAATGGCTACGAAATCCGTCGCTATAATTCAACTGTTTGGATTTCTAATGACCCCATTCAAGAAATTTCTCTTGTTGAAGCTACAAGAACCGGTTTCTTGAG gCTTTTTGACTATATTCAAGGTAAGAACAACTACCAGGAAAAGATTGAGATGACAGCACCTGTTCTCTCTGAGGTCTTACCTAGTGATGGACCCTTTTGCAAGTCTTCATTTGTTGTAAGCTTTTATGTGCCTAAAAAGAACCAAGCAAATCCACCTCCTGCAAAGGGTCTTCAAGTTCAAAGATGGAAACCTGTGTATGCAGCAGTTAGACAGTTTGGTGGGTTTGTCAAAGATACAGACGTTGGCGAGCAAGCTGCAGCTTTGAAGAACAGTATTGCCGGTACTAAGTGGTCGTCTGCTATTGATCAAAGCCATAGAGCTGGTCATGCTTCGGTTTACTCTGTGGCTCAGTACAATGCCCCTTTTGAATTTGACAATAGGGTGAATGAGATATGGTTCTTGTTTGATTTGGAAAGTGGATCGCGCGCTATGTGA